Proteins encoded by one window of Crassostrea angulata isolate pt1a10 chromosome 9, ASM2561291v2, whole genome shotgun sequence:
- the LOC128164308 gene encoding uncharacterized protein LOC128164308: protein MDKIKKEVAKKMSKDQKDPDVHRYIVDNGVVKIKQHLEKLKKDSSDLKLDEKKDWRRREKILRETIDGVKVLLFILSSTTDDDVIRFRQCDEVFPIVFEIGMATCTITCIISTHLSMRFSPDNRKFCCGLLEIPVIFDQVLAYLTPEKSTDLSDASTIDGVVQNEMILCRAKLHEDCIKFNIFVSKKVRTVLKIMELSQFRTREGFKPFLSNVVKEFYFLQRACGLAREILKCTSDEDWSSHTFEYKKMFKCLKRLLSYGSKALRSLSFDELSWVEFKMIDRVCQQITQCKQSLTAYKYLQSIDKPSSGTCIMVNPVRKQSLTNNRHMDSDTRSYETLNPLLKEIEILCFKIGETVEFGTKCLPPGEIQIEEDVSVCFSSDFEGFIIENDTNEKGNDCTEESANDSDDDVVNDSDFEGSLTKIPPEEIEEVLKSSDIDRSEIINTYKMEGFESPVDIRVENKYAFTCRCVGGKVFKYGRWYSTKNVAVEGSQVSMKIEPGEYLLVHYDFPTYEVTFSNEDVKRGIAMSIPEANCSIKLPSSDAGAVTINFKVHLTDKERIKKYQEENPNKYGNVTISEGLQTRAKSGQVTEGTVEFAEVDEPEKSIFVRMSTDTQFRNWNRDIVEPEVRRGKLVFNVMLNIDVPFYIVQIKDENLKPRIKDPNNKQSVLKTVQNLFHTLLGFKSKCKLLTLYKVPEEMGGIIELCVLCIESKGFDLSKQAKKFFEKKWMQIEDGDKSTDFTIRSGEEICLEFRGNVKAIEGQSSVIKFLKNGSNFAHVKLRSLSNKDPNGYILMVRKDKLLDWKRLDSGYLVEKYEAGDKVRKMGMQKEKLTSVLQNDPQHILNSIFTKLSADDKQQLKQELQMTAQKQEVQFMERFIARIQQQKKPLEFLAGALRIIGQDNLLWNQLESMTS from the exons agatgTTCATAGATATATCGTTGACAATGGAGTCGTTAAAATCAAGCAGCATTTAGAAAAACTCAAAAAAGATTCGTCGGACTTAAAATT agaTGAAAAGAAAGATTGGAGAAGAAGAGAGAAAATATTGAGAGAAACAATAGACGGTGTCAAAGTGTTGCTTTTTATACTAAGCAGCACGACAGATGATGACGTCATACGATTCAG gCAATGTGACGAAGTTTTCCCAATTGTCTTCGAAATTGGCATGGCTACCTGTACAATTACGTGCATAATATCTACTCATTTATCCATGAG attttctccCGACAATAGGAAATTTTGTTGTGGACTTTTGGAGATTCCCGTCATTTTTGATCAGGTGTTAGCTTACTTAACACCAGAGAAATCAACGGATTTATCAGATGCTTCTACTATTGACGgagttgttcaaaatgaaatgatatt ATGCAGGGCGAAACTGCATGAGGATTGCATCAagtttaatatatttgtttccaAAAAAGTGAGAacagttttgaaaataatggaaCTAAGCCAATTTAG AACAAGAGAAGGTTTTAAACCATTCCTTTCGAATGTTGTGAAGGAATTTTACTTTCTACAGAGGGCCTGTGGACTTGcaagagaaattttaaaatgcactTCAGACGAGGACTG GTCATCACATACTTTCGAAtacaagaaaatgtttaaatgcctGAAACGGTTGCTAAGCTATGGAAGTAAAGCTCTTCGCAGTCTGAG ttttgatgAGCTATCATGGGTTGAGTTTAAAATGATCGACCGTGTTTGCCAACAAATAacacaatgtaaacaaagtttgaCAGCCTACAAGTACTTACAGAG TATTGATAAGCCGTCATCGGGAACTTGTATAATGGTCAATCCTGTTcgcaaacaaagtttgacaAACAACAGGCACATGGATAG TGACACTAGAAGCTATGAGACACTTAATCCTCTactaaaagaaattgaaattttgtgtTTCAAAATCGGCGAAACTGTTGAGTTTGGAACTAAGTG TTTACCGCCAGGAGAAATACAAATAGAGGAAGATGTCAGTGTTTGCTTTTCGTCGGATTTTGAAGGATTTATAATAGAGAATGATACAAACGAAAAAGGGAATGACTGTACTGAAGAGTCAGCCAATGATTCTGACGATGACGTTGTAAATGACTCGGACTTTGAGGGAAGTTTAACAAAAATACCTCCAGAGGAAATTGAAGAAGTTCTAAAAAGCAGTGATATAGATAGAAGTGAAATAATCAACACTTACAAAATGGAGGGATTCGAGTCACCTGTTGATATTCGCGtagaaaataaatatgcatttacATGTCGGTGTGTCGGCGGTAAGGTCTTCAAATATGGTAGATGGTATTCAACGAAAAATGTAGCCGTTGAG GGAAGCCAAGTTTCTATGAAAATTGAACCAGGGGAATACTTATTAGTTCACTATGATTTTCCTACATACGAGGTGACATTTAGTAATGAAGACGTTAAAAGGGGCATAGCGATGTCTATTCCAGAAGCAAATTGTTCAATAAAACTTCCATCTTCAGATGCAGGCGCTGTTACCATTAACTTTAAG GTACATCTTACGGACaaagaaagaattaaaaaataccAAGAAGAAAACCCTAACAAATATGGCAACGTAACAATATCCGAAGGTTTGCAAACAAGAGCAAAATCAGGACAAGTAACTGAAGGAACTGTAGAATTCGCCGAAGTCGATGaaccggaaaaatcaatatttgttcgcATGTCTACAGACACTCAGTTCAGAAATTGGAATCGTGATATAGTGGAACCGGAAGTTAGAAGAGGCAAATTGGTCTTCAATGTGATGTTGAATATAGATGTCCC ATTTTACATCGTACAGATCaaagatgaaaatttgaaaCCACGTATTAAAGATCCAAACAACAAACAAAGTGTTCTTAAGACAGTGCAAAACTTATTTCACACTCTTCTTGGatttaaatcaaaatgcaaACTATTAACATTGTATAAGGTACCCGAGGAAATGGGTGGCATAATTGAACTGTGTGTGCTTTGTATTGAGTCAAAAGGATTTGATCTTAGCAAACAAGCaaagaagttttttgaaaagaaatggaTGCAAATTGAAGATGGGGACAAAAGCACAGACTTTACCATTAGATCTGGTGAAGAAATCTGTCTAGAGTTCCGCGGGAACGTGAAAGCAATAGAAGGACAAAGTTCGGTTATTAAATTTCTTAAGAACGGCTCCAATTTTGCACATGTAAAACTTCGCTCCTTAAGCAACAAGGATCCAAATGGTTATATATTGATGGTCCGTAAGGACAAACTTTTAGATTGGAAAAGATTGGATTCGGGCTATCTTGTAGAAAAGTATGAAG cgGGGGACAAAGTGAGGAAGATGGGTATGCAGAAGGAAAAACTTACATCAGTATTACAAAATGATCCGCAGCATATTTTAAATTCCATCTTTACCAAACTTTCGGCTGACGACAAACAGCAGCTGAAACAGGAGCTACAAATGACTGCTCAAAAACAAGAAGTTCAATTCATGGAACGATTTATTGCTCGTATTCAACAGCAAAAGAAACCTCTAGAATTCTTGGCAGGTGCACTAAGGATAATCGGCCAGGACAATCTTTTATGGAACCAGTTAGAAAGCATGACATCATAG